A genomic segment from Verrucomicrobiota bacterium encodes:
- a CDS encoding phosphoglycerate kinase, which translates to MAKLFIEDLDVRGKRVLTRVDFNVPLDDSRHVTDDTRVRASLPTIRRIIDGGGKAVLMSHLGRPKKVDDKLRMEPVGAVLAELIGKPVKTLRDCIGPEVETAVAAMVPGDVVLLENLRFHPEEEKNDAAFAGALAKLGDVYVNDAFGSSHRAHASVVGVTEHIAQCACGYLIRTEIRFLDEALREPKTPFVVILGGAKVSTKIAVIERLMDKAGTFLIGGGMSYTFLKAQGLNVGDSLLEADHVGTAKDLLVKAAARKVTFLLPVDYVVADKFNNEATSKLVAPDGIEDGWQGVDIGPKTVEAFAPVIAKAGTVFWNGPLGVFEMPNFAKGTFAVAQLVADSKAVSVIGGGDSASAIKQAGLADRITHISTGGGASMEYVENGELPGINALTEA; encoded by the coding sequence ATGGCGAAGCTGTTCATCGAAGACCTTGATGTGCGCGGCAAGCGGGTGCTGACCCGCGTCGATTTCAACGTCCCGCTCGACGATAGCCGGCACGTGACCGACGACACGCGGGTGCGGGCGTCGCTGCCGACGATCCGGCGCATCATTGACGGCGGCGGCAAGGCGGTGCTCATGTCGCATCTGGGCCGGCCCAAGAAGGTCGACGACAAGCTGCGCATGGAACCCGTCGGCGCGGTGCTCGCCGAGCTGATCGGGAAGCCGGTCAAGACCCTGCGCGACTGCATTGGCCCGGAAGTCGAGACGGCCGTGGCCGCCATGGTGCCGGGCGACGTCGTGCTGCTCGAGAACCTGCGTTTCCATCCCGAGGAGGAGAAGAACGACGCGGCGTTCGCCGGCGCGTTGGCGAAGCTGGGCGACGTCTACGTGAACGATGCGTTCGGATCGAGCCATCGCGCGCACGCCTCGGTGGTCGGGGTGACCGAGCACATCGCGCAGTGCGCGTGCGGCTACCTGATCCGCACGGAGATCCGGTTCCTCGACGAGGCGCTACGCGAGCCGAAGACGCCGTTCGTTGTCATCCTCGGCGGGGCGAAGGTCTCGACCAAGATCGCCGTGATCGAGCGGCTCATGGACAAGGCCGGCACGTTCCTCATCGGCGGCGGGATGAGCTACACGTTTCTCAAGGCGCAGGGCCTCAACGTAGGCGACTCGCTCCTTGAGGCCGACCACGTCGGCACGGCCAAGGACCTGCTCGTCAAGGCCGCGGCCAGGAAGGTGACGTTTCTGCTGCCGGTCGACTACGTCGTCGCCGACAAGTTCAATAACGAGGCCACGTCGAAGCTCGTCGCGCCCGACGGGATCGAGGACGGCTGGCAGGGTGTGGACATCGGCCCGAAGACGGTCGAGGCGTTCGCGCCGGTGATTGCCAAGGCGGGTACGGTGTTCTGGAACGGCCCGCTCGGCGTGTTCGAGATGCCCAACTTCGCCAAGGGTACCTTCGCGGTCGCCCAGCTTGTGGCCGACTCGAAGGCCGTCAGCGTCATCGGCGGCGGCGACTCGGCGAGCGCGATCAAACAGGCCGGGCTGGCCGACCGGATCACGCATATTTCGACGGGCGGCGGCGCCTCGATGGAGTACGTCGAGAATGGCGAGCTGCCCGGAATCAACGCCCTCACGGAGGCGTGA
- a CDS encoding triose-phosphate isomerase, translating into MRKPLIAGNWKMYKTLAEASEYALAFREAVADVVAVDILLCAPAPLCNPLAKLLKDSNVQLGAQNLYWEEKGAFTGEVSGPMLESVGCNYVLVGHSERRHIFGETDEDVNRKLRAALAAYLTPVFCIGETLEQREAGETSAVLTRQVTEGLKGFAPEEVAKMVIAYEPVWAIGTGVTATPNQANEAHRVVRDLVKVQAGEAVADALRILYGGSVKPDNIVELMREPEIDGALVGGASLSVDSFVKIVKYYETSEQETRQ; encoded by the coding sequence ATGCGAAAGCCCCTGATCGCTGGCAACTGGAAGATGTACAAGACGCTGGCCGAGGCGAGTGAGTACGCGCTGGCGTTCCGCGAGGCGGTGGCCGACGTGGTGGCCGTGGACATCTTGCTCTGCGCGCCGGCGCCGCTGTGCAATCCGCTGGCCAAGCTGCTCAAGGACTCCAACGTTCAGCTTGGCGCCCAGAACCTCTATTGGGAGGAGAAGGGCGCGTTCACAGGCGAGGTTTCGGGGCCGATGCTCGAGAGTGTCGGCTGCAACTACGTCCTCGTCGGCCACTCGGAGCGTCGGCATATCTTCGGCGAGACCGACGAGGACGTGAACCGCAAGCTGCGCGCGGCGCTCGCGGCGTACCTGACGCCGGTGTTCTGCATCGGTGAGACGCTCGAGCAGCGCGAGGCGGGCGAGACCAGCGCGGTGCTCACACGCCAAGTGACCGAAGGGCTCAAGGGCTTCGCGCCCGAGGAGGTGGCCAAGATGGTCATCGCCTACGAGCCGGTCTGGGCGATCGGTACCGGCGTGACGGCCACCCCGAACCAGGCCAACGAGGCGCACCGCGTCGTGCGCGATCTCGTCAAGGTCCAGGCAGGCGAGGCGGTGGCCGACGCGCTCCGCATTCTCTACGGCGGCAGCGTGAAACCCGATAATATCGTCGAGCTGATGCGCGAACCCGAGATTGACGGGGCGCTCGTGGGCGGGGCGAGCCTCAGCGTCGACTCCTTCGTCAAGATCGTCAAGTACTACGAGACCTCGGAACAAGAGACCCGGCAGTAG
- the secG gene encoding preprotein translocase subunit SecG, producing MAILGTFLLIIHILVGLLMCIVILMQSSKGEGLSGAFGMGQGTSTFFGADTANVLVKITTVLAVIFMVTSLSLAYVQAYKARSVAGGQPKAEMGPLPGSEATGEDESVVPDDEATPGEVETPGEDTGETPGEGSSPDTTTTPEGVSEVEGGAAEEGSSAIDDAGETIAPPIDTETPPNTDS from the coding sequence ATGGCCATACTCGGCACATTCCTTCTCATCATCCACATCCTCGTCGGCCTGCTCATGTGCATCGTCATCCTGATGCAATCGTCCAAGGGCGAGGGCCTTTCGGGCGCCTTCGGCATGGGGCAGGGGACGAGCACCTTCTTCGGCGCCGACACGGCCAACGTGCTCGTCAAGATCACCACCGTGCTCGCGGTTATCTTCATGGTCACGTCTCTGTCGCTCGCCTACGTGCAGGCGTACAAAGCGCGCTCGGTCGCCGGCGGCCAGCCGAAAGCCGAGATGGGCCCGCTGCCCGGCAGTGAAGCCACCGGCGAGGACGAAAGCGTTGTCCCCGATGACGAGGCAACGCCCGGCGAAGTGGAGACGCCCGGCGAGGACACCGGGGAGACGCCCGGCGAGGGGTCTTCTCCCGACACAACAACGACGCCCGAGGGCGTGTCGGAAGTCGAAGGCGGCGCTGCCGAGGAGGGGTCGTCTGCCATAGACGACGCCGGCGAGACGATCGCACCGCCAATTGACACCGAGACGCCGCCGAACACTGACTCGTAA